One Natrinema halophilum genomic window carries:
- a CDS encoding DNA-directed DNA polymerase II small subunit — translation MPLEAPARIVSELTTRGYNAEREAVTQLAAAPNPTAALERVLEEVPDDALVVRTDHVQAVLSTNESADSTRGDAVGASSASESADPTPSVSTGADSARTSKSIDPSPVETGGSTAAARSVDPSKRSLEIVGDMTGQSTGTGEYGDFVSVFRDRLDRLGAKLRARINHRPASAIQSMPGGSEAGMVGLVNDIRSTASGHWLIELEDATGTFPWLVMKDREYVDLVDELLCDEVLAMEGTLADDSGIAFVDSMYFPDVPRTHEPSTADRHVQAALISDVHVGSEEFMVDAWNAFAEWLHTEQAQHVEYMLLAGDMVEGVGVYPNQDDELDIVDIYEQYEAFSEHLKKVPGDIEIVMIPGNHDAVRLAEPQPGFDEELREIMSAHDPRIVSNPSMVTLEGVSVLMYHGVSLDEVIAELPEEKASYDEPHKAMYHLLKKRHVAPQFGGHTRLAPEEKDYLIIDEVPDIFHTGHVHKLGFGKYHNVLAINSGCWQAQTDFQKSVNIDPDAGFAPIVDLNTLDVTVQKFS, via the coding sequence GTGCCACTCGAGGCTCCCGCTCGGATCGTCAGCGAACTCACGACCCGCGGGTACAATGCAGAACGCGAGGCGGTGACGCAACTCGCCGCGGCCCCGAACCCAACTGCAGCCCTCGAGCGCGTTCTCGAGGAAGTGCCGGACGATGCACTGGTCGTTCGGACTGATCACGTCCAGGCAGTCCTCTCGACGAACGAATCCGCAGATTCAACTCGAGGGGACGCTGTCGGCGCGAGTAGCGCGTCCGAATCCGCGGACCCAACCCCCTCCGTTTCGACTGGAGCCGACTCGGCACGGACGTCCAAATCGATCGACCCATCTCCAGTTGAAACGGGGGGGTCGACCGCCGCAGCTCGCTCCGTCGACCCGTCGAAACGTTCGCTCGAGATCGTCGGGGATATGACCGGCCAGAGCACTGGAACGGGGGAGTACGGTGACTTCGTCTCGGTCTTCCGGGACAGACTCGACCGACTGGGCGCGAAGCTTCGCGCCCGGATCAACCATCGGCCCGCGTCGGCGATTCAATCCATGCCCGGCGGGAGCGAGGCTGGGATGGTCGGCCTGGTCAACGACATCCGATCGACCGCGAGCGGTCACTGGCTGATCGAACTCGAAGACGCGACCGGAACCTTCCCCTGGCTCGTGATGAAGGATCGGGAGTACGTCGACCTCGTCGACGAGTTGCTCTGCGACGAGGTCCTCGCGATGGAAGGGACGCTTGCCGACGATTCAGGGATCGCGTTCGTCGATTCGATGTACTTCCCGGACGTACCGCGGACTCACGAACCGTCGACGGCGGACCGACACGTCCAGGCGGCGTTGATCAGCGACGTTCACGTCGGTAGTGAGGAATTCATGGTCGACGCGTGGAACGCGTTCGCTGAGTGGCTCCATACCGAGCAGGCACAGCACGTAGAATACATGCTGCTCGCGGGAGACATGGTCGAAGGCGTCGGCGTCTATCCGAATCAGGACGACGAACTCGACATCGTCGACATCTACGAGCAGTACGAGGCGTTCAGCGAGCATCTGAAGAAGGTACCCGGCGATATCGAGATCGTCATGATTCCGGGGAATCACGACGCGGTTCGCCTCGCCGAACCCCAACCCGGATTCGACGAGGAGTTGCGGGAGATCATGTCTGCCCACGATCCCCGTATCGTGAGTAACCCGTCGATGGTCACTCTCGAGGGGGTTTCCGTCCTGATGTACCACGGCGTGTCGCTGGACGAGGTGATCGCGGAACTCCCCGAAGAAAAAGCCAGCTACGACGAGCCGCACAAAGCGATGTATCACCTCCTCAAGAAACGCCACGTCGCCCCGCAGTTCGGTGGTCACACGCGACTCGCGCCGGAAGAGAAGGATTACCTCATCATCGACGAGGTTCCAGACATCTTCCATACGGGCCACGTCCACAAACTCGGGTTCGGGAAGTACCACAACGTCCTCGCGATCAACTCCGGCTGCTGGCAAGCCCAGACCGACTTCCAGAAGAGCGTAAACATCGATCCCGACGCCGGGTTCGCTCCGATCGTCGACCTCAACACGCTGGATGTGACCGTACAGAAATTCTCCTAA
- a CDS encoding S26 family signal peptidase: MSGSSTDNPPDDSGDEPDRRNQIGGRAHRSEETTRSDSDSDAVTIADDGFVRWFLGTNDENVVMIRDILSSVAIVAVVGLLLFGVSGIWPPLVAVESGSMQPHMERGDLVFVVEEGRFVGDGSVEGTGVVTLEQGQETGYTKFGKAGDVVVFKPDGSGFDTPVIHRAHFWVEEGDKWVNTKANPEFTDGATCTEVASCPAPHDGFVTKGDNNPSYDQIGRTSGADTSIVKTEWIKGKSKYRIPWLGKIRLTFDRLLGGILVPEYPSSPPLQGASPATATASPTPAETGAPGFGWNGGFAAVGGVAGIAGAAVTIDRHSR; this comes from the coding sequence ATGAGCGGTTCTAGCACCGACAACCCCCCTGACGATTCTGGCGACGAACCCGACCGACGGAACCAAATCGGCGGTCGCGCTCACAGGTCGGAGGAGACAACTCGATCTGATTCTGATTCTGACGCCGTTACGATCGCCGACGACGGCTTCGTTCGCTGGTTCCTCGGTACCAACGACGAGAACGTGGTGATGATTCGCGATATACTGAGCAGCGTCGCCATCGTCGCCGTTGTCGGCCTTCTTCTGTTCGGAGTAAGCGGCATCTGGCCCCCTCTCGTCGCCGTCGAGAGCGGAAGCATGCAACCGCACATGGAACGGGGTGATCTGGTATTCGTCGTCGAGGAAGGCAGATTCGTCGGCGACGGGTCCGTCGAAGGAACCGGCGTCGTCACCCTCGAGCAAGGGCAGGAGACGGGCTATACCAAGTTCGGGAAAGCCGGTGACGTTGTCGTCTTCAAGCCCGATGGTAGTGGATTTGATACGCCGGTGATCCATCGCGCCCATTTCTGGGTCGAGGAGGGAGACAAGTGGGTCAATACCAAGGCCAATCCTGAGTTTACCGACGGTGCGACGTGTACAGAAGTCGCGAGTTGTCCTGCTCCTCACGACGGATTCGTTACCAAGGGCGACAACAATCCCAGTTACGACCAGATCGGGAGAACCAGTGGCGCCGATACTTCGATCGTCAAAACCGAGTGGATCAAAGGGAAATCGAAGTACCGAATTCCGTGGCTCGGCAAGATCCGATTGACCTTCGATAGACTTCTCGGCGGGATTCTCGTTCCCGAATATCCGTCGAGCCCACCGCTACAGGGAGCGTCACCTGCAACGGCTACGGCATCGCCGACGCCCGCAGAGACTGGTGCTCCCGGGTTCGGATGGAATGGCGGATTTGCCGCCGTTGGCGGCGTCGCCGGTATCGCCGGTGCCGCGGTGACCATCGATCGACACAGTCGCTAA
- a CDS encoding OapC/ArvC family zinc-ribbon domain-containing protein: MPHQCTNCGRTFADGSKEMLSGCPDCGGNKFQFAPTAAAATESFDEGGDSGSVTTSGKGDTAVDSAGSTDAAGSPERSASSASNSVTARAAETVREWVSADSSESPAEDPVAPAENSSRNGADSDEQHYSGPTTASSQPNGSWPTRGKAEDSEEKSTRTGEFPEWPETARRPEDRSGSSIDISDDDHEEQADPVADQSNPSPDASNPSLEDDENSAQANARSEVVPSDDIPTNSEATDRNRLERTTDTRGSVEMSGDTETSDVDGNDLPPEGGNDGQPPEHGRVVSEPSGDRPSIEDLRAELNEQFESIKIVRPGQYELNLMELYNRDEYIISLQEDGRYVIDVPDSWREGDDGDV, translated from the coding sequence ATGCCACATCAGTGTACGAACTGCGGCCGGACGTTCGCCGACGGCTCCAAGGAGATGCTGTCGGGCTGTCCTGACTGCGGCGGCAACAAATTCCAGTTTGCGCCGACTGCCGCGGCCGCAACTGAATCGTTCGACGAGGGTGGTGATTCGGGTTCGGTCACGACTTCTGGGAAGGGGGACACCGCCGTCGACTCGGCGGGATCGACCGATGCTGCCGGTTCTCCAGAGCGATCCGCGTCGTCTGCGTCGAACAGCGTCACTGCGCGAGCCGCGGAGACAGTTCGGGAGTGGGTATCAGCGGACTCGTCTGAAAGCCCGGCTGAAGATCCGGTGGCACCCGCTGAGAATTCTTCTCGGAATGGAGCGGACTCTGACGAACAACACTATTCCGGGCCAACAACGGCATCCTCTCAGCCGAATGGCTCCTGGCCGACTCGCGGAAAAGCAGAGGACAGCGAAGAGAAATCAACGAGAACTGGGGAGTTCCCGGAGTGGCCCGAAACGGCGCGGCGGCCTGAGGACCGATCCGGATCTTCGATCGATATTTCGGACGACGATCATGAAGAACAGGCCGATCCGGTCGCCGATCAGTCGAACCCATCTCCGGACGCCTCCAACCCCTCTCTTGAAGACGACGAGAATTCGGCACAGGCCAACGCCCGTAGCGAAGTGGTCCCGTCGGACGACATCCCAACCAACTCGGAGGCTACCGATCGAAATCGCTTGGAGCGTACTACCGATACCAGAGGCTCAGTCGAAATGTCGGGTGACACAGAAACGTCTGATGTAGATGGTAACGATCTGCCTCCCGAGGGTGGTAACGACGGCCAGCCTCCCGAACACGGACGGGTCGTGAGCGAACCGAGCGGCGATCGCCCTTCGATCGAAGATCTTCGCGCGGAACTCAACGAACAGTTCGAGAGCATCAAAATCGTTCGACCAGGACAGTACGAACTCAACCTTATGGAACTCTACAACCGCGACGAGTACATCATCTCCCTCCAGGAAGACGGTCGGTACGTTATCGATGTCCCGGACTCGTGGCGTGAAGGTGACGACGGAGACGTGTGA
- a CDS encoding S26 family signal peptidase encodes MDGPDAGKRNFDQPDSRNEDPRPGVTIADDENETRSDTTSRYGRSDAVRIEDGIGRWLLETDDRMVAVSRNIAMAFVGVAVASLLLFAISGQFPVLVAVESGSMSPNMQTGDLVFIVEEDRFADGAAIDGTGVVTLDRGQESEYQKFNNPGDVIIFRPNGDPTATPVIHRAHFWVEDGENWVQTAADPGLMNGATCTDIPSCPASHDGFVTKGDANEAYDQVPHSGAETTVVSPHWVTGKAMTRVPWIGQIRLTIDSIRMATGFGSIAIVGASSILALVLFVVAAGTDTGRS; translated from the coding sequence ATGGACGGTCCCGACGCCGGGAAACGGAATTTCGATCAGCCCGACTCTCGGAATGAGGACCCGAGACCCGGCGTGACGATAGCGGACGACGAGAACGAGACGAGATCCGACACCACGTCTCGATACGGTAGATCCGACGCGGTCAGAATCGAGGATGGGATCGGTCGCTGGCTTCTCGAGACCGACGACCGCATGGTTGCCGTGAGTCGGAACATTGCGATGGCCTTCGTCGGTGTCGCCGTCGCCAGCCTGCTTCTCTTCGCGATCAGCGGCCAGTTTCCGGTACTGGTCGCCGTCGAAAGCGGCAGTATGTCGCCGAACATGCAGACAGGCGACCTCGTCTTCATCGTCGAAGAAGACCGATTCGCCGACGGCGCCGCCATCGACGGAACCGGTGTCGTCACCCTCGATCGTGGCCAGGAAAGTGAGTATCAGAAATTCAACAACCCGGGAGACGTTATCATCTTTCGGCCCAACGGCGATCCGACGGCCACGCCGGTGATCCACCGCGCCCACTTCTGGGTGGAAGACGGCGAAAACTGGGTCCAAACGGCGGCTGATCCGGGTTTGATGAATGGAGCAACCTGCACGGATATCCCGTCGTGTCCAGCATCCCACGACGGGTTCGTAACGAAAGGTGATGCGAACGAGGCGTACGACCAGGTCCCGCATTCGGGTGCGGAGACGACCGTCGTCAGCCCCCACTGGGTGACCGGCAAAGCGATGACTCGAGTTCCGTGGATCGGTCAGATTCGACTGACGATCGACTCGATACGGATGGCGACCGGTTTCGGATCGATCGCTATCGTCGGTGCATCGAGTATACTCGCACTCGTTCTATTCGTGGTAGCGGCCGGAACTGATACGGGCCGCTCATAG
- a CDS encoding aspartate kinase: MRVVAKFGGTSLGSGDRINRAADSIAAAVKDGHEIAVVASAMGSTTDELLDEITFETDEADRAQIVSMGERTSVRMLKAALSARGIDAMFLEPGSDDWPVVTDEYGEVNVEETQKRATNVAAELDETVPVITGFLAEGPDGSITTLGRGGSDTTAVMMGKYMDADEVVIVTDVEGVMTGDPHVVEGARNVGEISVDELRNLSFRGAEVVAPSALSYKGGKLDVRVVHYQHGDLLSGGTSIEGEFSNLVDLRERPLACLTIAGRAIRNQPGIFNHLSEALAESDVNIDAVASGMDTVTFYIDESEAERAENILHREVIARDELSSVTVDSPIAVVRVTGGELPNQPGIISEIVNPLAEARIHLQDIITSATSVALFVNWDDREETLELTQDLF, translated from the coding sequence ATGCGCGTCGTAGCGAAGTTCGGCGGAACGAGTCTTGGCAGTGGCGATCGGATCAACCGCGCCGCGGATTCTATCGCGGCCGCGGTCAAGGACGGCCACGAAATCGCGGTCGTCGCCAGTGCGATGGGGTCGACCACTGACGAACTACTCGACGAAATTACGTTCGAAACCGACGAAGCCGACCGGGCCCAGATCGTCAGCATGGGTGAGCGGACGTCGGTTCGAATGCTCAAGGCCGCGCTGTCGGCCCGCGGAATCGACGCGATGTTCCTCGAGCCGGGTAGTGACGACTGGCCCGTCGTGACCGACGAGTACGGCGAGGTCAACGTCGAAGAGACCCAGAAACGCGCCACGAACGTCGCCGCTGAACTCGATGAGACGGTCCCCGTTATCACCGGCTTCCTGGCGGAAGGACCCGACGGCTCGATTACGACGCTCGGTCGCGGCGGCAGCGACACCACGGCGGTTATGATGGGCAAGTACATGGACGCCGACGAAGTCGTTATCGTGACGGACGTCGAGGGCGTCATGACCGGCGATCCCCACGTCGTCGAAGGGGCTCGTAACGTCGGCGAAATCTCCGTCGACGAGCTTCGAAACCTCTCGTTCCGCGGGGCCGAAGTCGTCGCACCGTCCGCGTTGTCGTACAAAGGCGGAAAGCTCGACGTTCGCGTCGTTCATTACCAGCACGGTGATCTCCTCTCGGGCGGGACCAGCATCGAAGGCGAGTTCAGCAACCTCGTCGACCTGCGCGAGCGTCCCCTCGCCTGCCTGACCATCGCCGGCCGCGCGATCCGAAACCAACCGGGCATCTTCAATCACCTCTCGGAGGCACTCGCGGAGAGCGACGTCAATATCGACGCCGTCGCCAGCGGAATGGACACAGTCACGTTCTACATCGACGAATCAGAGGCCGAACGCGCCGAAAACATCCTCCACCGCGAGGTCATCGCTCGCGACGAACTCTCGAGCGTCACCGTCGACTCCCCGATCGCCGTCGTTCGGGTGACCGGCGGCGAACTCCCGAACCAGCCGGGAATCATAAGCGAGATCGTCAACCCGCTCGCCGAGGCCCGCATTCACCTGCAGGACATCATCACGAGCGCGACGAGCGTCGCCCTCTTCGTCAACTGGGACGACCGGGAGGAAACGCTCGAGTTGACCCAGGACCTGTTCTAG
- a CDS encoding Era-like GTP-binding protein, which produces MGLFTELKDSISRVTDRLFSEQEPKRIGIYGPPNAGKTTLANRIARDWTGDAIGTESHVPHETRRARRKENVEIERNGKTVTIDIVDTPGVTTKVDYEEFTDEMDEEDAIRRSREATEGVAEAMHWLREDVDGVIYVLDSAEDPITQVNTMLIGIIESRDLPVLIFANKTDLEESSVKRIEDAFPQHTTVPLSAKEGNNMDEVYGKIAEYFG; this is translated from the coding sequence ATGGGACTGTTCACAGAACTCAAAGATAGTATCTCTCGGGTTACGGATCGCCTGTTTTCCGAACAGGAGCCAAAACGAATCGGTATCTACGGCCCACCCAACGCCGGGAAAACGACGCTCGCGAACCGTATCGCACGCGACTGGACCGGCGATGCGATCGGTACTGAGAGTCACGTCCCTCACGAAACGCGACGCGCGCGGCGGAAAGAAAACGTCGAGATTGAACGAAATGGCAAGACGGTGACCATCGATATCGTCGACACGCCCGGCGTGACGACGAAAGTCGATTACGAGGAATTCACCGACGAGATGGACGAAGAAGACGCCATACGGCGCTCGCGTGAAGCGACGGAAGGCGTTGCCGAGGCGATGCACTGGCTTCGAGAAGATGTAGACGGCGTTATCTATGTCTTGGATAGTGCGGAAGATCCGATCACGCAAGTCAATACGATGCTGATCGGCATCATCGAATCCCGCGATCTCCCGGTTCTAATCTTCGCGAACAAAACCGATCTCGAGGAATCGAGTGTCAAGCGTATCGAAGACGCGTTTCCCCAACATACTACCGTTCCCCTTTCCGCAAAGGAAGGCAACAACATGGACGAAGTGTACGGCAAGATCGCGGAGTACTTCGGGTGA
- a CDS encoding Cdc6/Cdc18 family protein — protein MSDDDSEIARSDEVEIDGTNRFSSNFENADIDDEGESNQGLFDDLLSGEPIFENKEVLRPSYTPHELPHRSDQINKMATILVAALRGETPSNILIYGKTGTGKTASAKFVSKELESTSQKYSVPCDVEYINCEVTDTQYRVLAQLANKFIEKNKRRIADRVDELESLLEAVDAYESSDSQSTQSTDAGGEAGLQTSSDPFDVDPGSESELHTSSSTGDGISPESVDSPPETEGSNEEYASPVPGDEVDRIDGDDNHRGSERLSANHPLESTPFATSDEVKDRITELEDDRDSFEDVPMTGWPTDRVYSVFFDAVDYDERVVVIMLDEIDKLVEKSGDDTLYNLSRMNSELENSRVSIIGISNDLKFTDFLDPRVKSSLGEEEIVFPPYDANQLRDILEQRSEVAFKKGALSEDVIPLCAAFAAQEHGDARRALDLLRTAGELAERSQAETIVEEHVRQAQDKIELDRVVEVVRTLPTQSKLVLFAIISLEKNGVHSINTGEVFNIYKRLCEEIDADVLTQRRVTDLISELDMLGIVNAIVVSKGRYGRTKEISLSVPLEETEAVLLSDSRLSDIDDIQPFVQARFEN, from the coding sequence ATGTCAGACGACGATTCAGAAATCGCGAGATCAGACGAGGTCGAGATAGACGGAACGAACAGGTTTTCGTCGAATTTCGAGAACGCTGATATCGATGACGAGGGGGAGTCAAACCAAGGGTTGTTCGACGACCTGCTCAGCGGGGAACCGATTTTCGAGAACAAGGAAGTTCTTCGCCCGTCTTATACGCCACACGAGCTTCCTCATCGAAGCGATCAAATCAATAAGATGGCTACGATTCTCGTCGCTGCACTCCGTGGCGAAACCCCGTCAAATATTCTAATTTACGGGAAAACAGGCACTGGAAAGACTGCAAGTGCTAAATTCGTTAGTAAAGAACTCGAGAGTACCTCTCAAAAGTACAGCGTCCCCTGTGACGTCGAGTATATCAACTGCGAGGTTACCGATACGCAATATCGCGTTCTCGCACAGCTGGCAAACAAATTTATCGAAAAGAACAAAAGGCGGATCGCCGATAGGGTCGACGAGCTCGAGTCTCTGCTCGAAGCCGTCGATGCCTACGAGTCTTCTGATAGTCAGAGTACTCAGAGTACTGATGCCGGTGGAGAAGCAGGCCTCCAGACGTCGTCGGATCCATTCGACGTCGACCCCGGCAGCGAGTCCGAACTGCATACTAGTAGTTCGACTGGAGACGGTATCAGTCCTGAGTCGGTCGATTCTCCACCTGAAACGGAGGGGTCGAATGAGGAATACGCATCGCCAGTACCCGGGGACGAAGTCGACCGAATCGACGGGGATGACAACCACCGTGGGTCCGAACGCCTTTCGGCGAATCATCCTCTCGAGTCGACACCGTTTGCCACGAGCGACGAGGTAAAAGATCGAATCACGGAACTCGAAGACGACAGGGACTCGTTCGAAGACGTTCCCATGACCGGATGGCCGACGGACCGTGTTTACAGCGTCTTTTTCGATGCCGTCGATTACGACGAACGCGTCGTCGTCATCATGCTCGACGAGATCGATAAACTCGTCGAAAAAAGCGGCGACGACACGCTCTATAACCTCTCGCGGATGAATTCCGAACTCGAGAATTCGCGTGTATCGATCATAGGGATCAGCAACGATCTGAAGTTCACCGACTTTCTCGATCCACGGGTCAAATCCTCGCTGGGTGAGGAGGAAATCGTCTTCCCGCCGTACGACGCGAACCAGTTGCGCGACATTCTCGAGCAACGATCGGAGGTCGCGTTCAAGAAGGGTGCACTCTCCGAGGACGTCATCCCGCTGTGTGCTGCCTTCGCGGCGCAAGAACACGGTGATGCCCGGCGCGCGCTGGATCTGCTTCGGACAGCCGGTGAGTTGGCCGAACGATCCCAGGCCGAGACGATCGTCGAGGAACACGTCAGACAGGCCCAGGACAAGATCGAACTCGATCGCGTCGTCGAGGTCGTCCGCACGCTGCCGACGCAAAGTAAACTCGTCCTCTTTGCGATTATCTCGCTCGAGAAAAACGGTGTCCACAGCATCAATACAGGCGAGGTGTTCAACATCTACAAGCGCCTCTGCGAGGAGATCGATGCGGACGTCCTCACGCAGCGGCGCGTCACCGACCTGATCAGCGAACTCGATATGCTCGGTATCGTCAACGCGATCGTCGTCTCGAAGGGACGCTACGGACGTACCAAGGAGATCAGCCTCTCCGTTCCACTCGAAGAAACGGAGGCCGTGCTGTTGAGCGACTCTCGCTTGAGCGATATCGACGACATACAGCCGTTCGTCCAGGCACGGTTCGAAAACTGA
- a CDS encoding DUF7089 family protein has protein sequence MFETRPIPDRVEAVRESHAPDTLVFDCKRDFETLPPAQAEDLGLLVDALEPASYPATWLPDDAPTVLEHYVSSDFTIGMPGDGSIVWTRQTEPPIVIVKPRIEGSPDSFVDFLLAEAFVQLGLEESEQFIGFFEESYRDLDAAVALDPNATYQVAAALYDGWVGLQTRDEFATWPGDHPELADAWQDAGNRLEDRVAGLPRAVARGDTSFADATELACAAIKHAIELPPPFAALDTDAYRDHGPEYAIRWAEKTFDVFADES, from the coding sequence ATGTTCGAGACCCGTCCGATCCCGGACCGGGTCGAGGCCGTTCGGGAGTCACACGCCCCCGATACCCTCGTCTTCGACTGCAAACGCGACTTCGAAACGCTACCACCGGCTCAGGCCGAAGATCTCGGTCTACTCGTTGACGCACTCGAGCCCGCGAGCTATCCTGCAACATGGCTTCCTGACGACGCACCGACCGTGCTCGAGCACTACGTGAGTTCGGATTTCACCATCGGGATGCCCGGCGACGGCAGTATCGTCTGGACGCGTCAGACCGAACCACCAATCGTTATCGTTAAACCCCGAATCGAAGGCTCGCCCGATTCGTTCGTCGATTTCCTGCTCGCCGAAGCGTTCGTTCAGTTAGGACTCGAGGAATCCGAACAGTTCATCGGCTTCTTCGAGGAGTCCTACCGCGACCTCGACGCGGCAGTTGCTCTCGATCCGAACGCCACCTACCAGGTCGCGGCGGCACTGTACGATGGCTGGGTCGGCCTCCAGACACGGGACGAATTCGCAACCTGGCCCGGCGACCATCCCGAACTCGCCGACGCCTGGCAGGACGCCGGGAACCGTCTCGAGGATCGGGTAGCTGGGCTGCCTCGAGCCGTCGCGCGCGGTGATACGTCGTTCGCTGACGCGACTGAACTCGCATGTGCCGCGATCAAGCACGCAATCGAACTACCGCCCCCCTTTGCTGCCCTCGATACGGATGCATATCGAGACCACGGTCCCGAGTACGCGATTCGCTGGGCCGAGAAGACGTTCGACGTATTCGCTGATGAGTCGTAA
- a CDS encoding DUF2073 domain-containing protein, whose translation MPKATNADDSEPSDGVQIDLISGERMDGMATMEKIRMILDGVHDGNIVILEEGLTPDEESRLIEVTMAEISPDEFNGIEIETYPKSETRDSSLLGRIMGNDQTETKLTVIGPANQIETLHKDETLISALVSRN comes from the coding sequence ATGCCGAAAGCTACAAACGCGGACGATTCGGAGCCATCCGACGGCGTACAGATCGACCTGATCAGCGGCGAGCGAATGGACGGGATGGCGACGATGGAGAAGATCAGGATGATCTTGGACGGCGTTCACGACGGTAACATCGTCATTCTCGAGGAGGGACTGACTCCCGACGAAGAGAGCCGGCTCATCGAGGTGACGATGGCCGAGATAAGTCCCGACGAGTTCAACGGGATTGAGATAGAGACGTATCCGAAATCCGAAACCCGTGATTCGTCGTTGCTCGGTCGCATCATGGGCAACGATCAGACGGAAACGAAACTGACAGTGATCGGCCCAGCCAATCAGATCGAGACGCTTCACAAGGACGAAACGCTCATCAGCGCGCTCGTTTCCCGTAACTAA
- a CDS encoding DUF7090 family protein: MDYTLEIDGTPETVPGGTGVLLLHPSTGETDRIDTDFLKTDTDNFLVVSTRTTAREVRQKLEYYDVDEKRAEILDTLSIERGYSRRSSDTVHYVAAPDDIDGIVAHIDSFLDEHDGKLRISFDSVTELAYYAGEERALEAVERILERLAEHDAVGLFHLSEEPHDTATVDEFRALFDGIIDLDEDGSVDADF; the protein is encoded by the coding sequence ATGGATTATACGCTTGAAATTGACGGGACACCGGAAACGGTACCAGGTGGGACTGGTGTGTTGCTTCTTCATCCGAGCACCGGTGAAACGGATCGAATCGACACAGACTTCCTGAAAACCGACACTGACAACTTCCTCGTCGTTTCGACACGAACCACCGCTCGAGAAGTCCGGCAGAAACTCGAGTACTACGACGTCGATGAAAAACGGGCCGAAATTCTTGACACGCTGAGCATCGAACGCGGCTACTCGCGCCGGTCGAGCGACACCGTCCACTACGTTGCCGCACCTGATGACATCGATGGGATCGTCGCACACATCGACAGCTTCCTCGACGAGCACGATGGAAAACTCCGCATTAGTTTCGACTCCGTCACCGAACTCGCCTACTATGCCGGGGAGGAACGAGCCCTCGAAGCGGTCGAACGGATCCTCGAACGACTCGCCGAGCACGATGCGGTCGGCCTCTTTCACCTCTCAGAAGAACCGCATGATACGGCGACCGTCGATGAGTTTCGCGCACTGTTCGACGGCATAATCGATCTCGACGAAGACGGCAGCGTCGACGCCGACTTTTAG